ACAGCAGCCTCACTGGCGGCTCGGGGAGCGCGCGTCTCCCTGGTCCGTCTCTCGCCCTCGGTCCACGGCGAGGGGGATCACGGCTTCGTGCCGACGCTCATCAGCATCGCGCGCGAGAAGGGCGTTTCGGCGTACATCGGGGATGGGCGCAACCGGTGGAACGCCGTGCACCGGCTCGATGCCGCCCGGCTCTTCAAGCTCGCACTCGAGAAGGCGCCCGCGGGCACACGGCTTCACGCAGTGGCGGAGGAGGCGGTGGCGTTCCGGGAGATTGCCGAAGTCATCGGGAGGCGCCTCGACCTTCCGGTCGTCTCCAAATCGCCCGAGGAGGCCGCGAGTCACTTCGGCTGGTTCGCGCCCTTCGCCGGACTCGATTGCCCGGCCTCGAGCAAGCTCACCCAGGAGCGTTTCGGGTGGCGTCCGGTTCAGCCCTCGCTCATCGCCGACCTCGAGAGCGGGAGCTACTTCAAGAGCTGAATCCGAGCCGTCACGCTCGGACCGACCTGTCCACTCGAGTGAACAGGTCCTGTCCTGTGGAGAGGACAGGACCTGGACAGGAAACACCGCAAATCATCGAAATTCCTGGAGTGCCAGGATGGCACTGCCGTTGCTCTGGGCCTGGGCAAGACCGCGAGGTCCCTTTCCTCATCCGAGAGCAACGCATGCATCCCCCCCCCTTCCTTCATCGACTCCGTGGACTCCTCGTGCTGTTCCTCCTGGCCGCGTGCAACGCACCCCTGGAGGAGAGCGAGGAAGGCCTCCTCACCGAAATGCACTCGCTGGCTCCGGCCAACTTCCTCTACCGCCAGGGCAAGCAGCTGTACCTGAACGGCGCGCCGTACCAGATGGTGGGCGTGAACGCCTTCCCGCTGACGGGCTGTGGCGCGGCGCCCAACGACGCGCAGCTGGACGCGTTCTTCGCCGGGCTGCGGGCCAACGGCCTCACCCGCGCCTGGGCGTTCAAGCCCCAGGGCCTGGCCAACCTCGAGCGGGTGGTGGCGGCGGCCGAGAAGTACAACCAGAAGCTGATCCTCACGCTGGCCGACGGGCGCAGCTACTGCGGC
This is a stretch of genomic DNA from Archangium violaceum. It encodes these proteins:
- a CDS encoding SDR family oxidoreductase, which encodes MRVFFTGGTGFIGSAIVQELIQAGHRVLGLARSDKAASALAAAGAEVHRGDLEDPDSLKRGVAAAEGVIHNGFIHDFARFKEVCEIERRAIEALGAAVLGSDRPLVITSGTALIAPGRLANENDAPGVDSSVIPRVVTEETAASLAARGARVSLVRLSPSVHGEGDHGFVPTLISIAREKGVSAYIGDGRNRWNAVHRLDAARLFKLALEKAPAGTRLHAVAEEAVAFREIAEVIGRRLDLPVVSKSPEEAASHFGWFAPFAGLDCPASSKLTQERFGWRPVQPSLIADLESGSYFKS